A genomic stretch from Erigeron canadensis isolate Cc75 chromosome 9, C_canadensis_v1, whole genome shotgun sequence includes:
- the LOC122581638 gene encoding transcription termination factor MTERF2, chloroplastic translates to MSCHSQHNHYHHHHCFQTLHRCPISSTSSIPFTRRHTRPISASSLNHDKILRTHNAKSTLLQNPNGPSYNNEEISKLLDLSMSRKKTPQFPGSIYLQSQPEIKDVINNNNDDDYEVIMRALEIRREVTVEIFKEFMIRKGRFGITYTNNLASRLFPVFIDYVMIQAAALKRLPEFANSSFNVRAKACLETSNVVPLIRWLKHNGLSYPQIGKLICNSRGNIESIRNTADWLKSIHVTGRFIGVALLRAGENVLERNIEELDDIVWCLEKNGVKREWMGYIVSRCPELLTFSMEELKTRMSFYFDMGMNEKDFGTMVFDFPKVLGFYTLEEMNEKVAYLKEFGLGNEDVGRLLAFRPQLMGCSIEERWKPLVKYLYYLGISRGGMRRILTVKPMVFCFDLETNIVQKVQFFRDIGVQESGIASMLVKFPSLLTYSLYKKIRPVVIFLLTKAGVSRTDIGKVIGLGPELLGCSISKKLDPNVKYFLSIGIDITTLGAMIADFPMLLRYNIDILRPKYRYLRRTMVRPLSDLIEFPRFFSYSLEGRIIPRHKILMDNHVNFKLRYMLSSTDEEFLKKVEVAIQRRKMFESGFSNNIDVESATDNSEEDEIDDDFSENELEDEFSVDEIVN, encoded by the exons ATGTCTTGCCACTCCCAACAcaaccactaccaccaccaccactgctTCCAAACCCTCCACCGGTGCCCCATTTCCTCAACATCTTCCATACCCTTCACGCGCCGCCACACGCGACCCATTTCTGCCTCCTCTCTTAACCACGACAAAATCCTTCGAACCCACAACGCCAAATCCACATTACTCCAAAACCCAAATGGGCCTTCTTACAATAATGAAGAAATTTCAAAGCTTTTGGACTTATCCATGTCAAGAAAGAAAACCCCGCAATTTCCGGGCTCAATTTATCTTCAATCTCAGCCAGAAATTAAAgatgttattaataataataatgatgatgattatgaagtGATTATGAGAGCACTTGAGATAAGAAGGGAAGTGACAGTTGAGATTTTTAAAGAATTTATGATAAGAAAAGGCAGATTTGGGATTACTTATACGAATAATCTTGCTTCGAGATTGTTTCCGGTTTTTATTGATTATGTTATGATTCAAGCTGCTGCCTTGAAACGTTTGCCTGAATTTGCGAATTCTTCGTTTAATGTTCGTGCTAAAGCCTGCTTGGAAACCTCAAATGTTGTTCCTTTGATAAG GTGGCTTAAACACAACGGATTGTCATATCCCCAAATTGGGAAGCTAATTTGCAATTCAAGAGGGAATATTGAATCGATCAGGAATACTGCAGACTGGCTCAAGTCAATTCATGTGACTGGGAGATTTATAGGGGTTGCATTACTTAGAGCTGGAGAAAATGTATTAGAACGCAACATTGAAGAGTTGGATGATATTGTTTGGTGTTTGGAGAAAAATGGGGTTAAAAGGGAGTGGATGGGTTATATTGTTAGTAGGTGTCCCGAGTTGTTGACTTTTAGCATGGAGGAACTGAAAACTCGCATGAGTTTTTACTTTGATATGGGTATGAATGAGAAAGATTTTGGGACTATGGTTTTTGACTTCCCCAAAGTGCTTGGGTTCTATACCCTTGAGGAAATGAATGAAAAG GTTGCATACCTAAAGGAATTTGGACTTGGTAATGAAGATGTCGGGAGATTACTTGCATTTAGACCACAATTAATGGGATGTAGCATTGAAGAAAGATGGAAGCCTCTTGTTAAGTACCTCTATTATCTTGGAATTTCTCGAGGTGGTATGAGGAGAATTCTTACTGTTAAGCCCATGGTCTTTTGTTTTGACTTGGAGACCAATATTGTTCAAAAG GTGCAATTCTTTCGTGATATAGGCGTTCAAGAAAGTGGAATTGCCAGTATGCTTGTCAAGTTTCCATCATTACTAACATATAGCCTATACAAGAAGATACGGCCTGTG GTAATATTTTTGTTGACGAAAGCTGGAGTTTCCCGGACAGACATTGGAAAGGTGATAGGGTTGGGGCCGGAGCTCTTGGGATGCAGCATATCAAAGAAGTTGGACCCTAATGTCAAATACTTTTTGTCTATTGGCATAGATATTACAACTTTAGGTGCTATGATTGCAGATTTCCCTATGTTGCTTCGGTACAATATTGACATCCTTCGCCCAAAATATCGATATCTAAGAAGAACCATGGTCCGCCCTCTGAGTGATCTCATTGAATTTCCACG TTTTTTTAGCTATTCTCTTGAAGGTCGAATTATACCCCGGCACAAGATTCTCATGGATAATCATGTAAATTTTAAGCTTCGTTACATGCTCTCAAGCACAGATGAGGAATTTCTTAAAAAGGTAGAGGTCGCGATTCAAAGGCGCAAAATGTTCGAATCTGGATTCTCCAACAACATAGATGTAGAATCTGCAACTGATAACTCTGAAGAGGATGAAATTGATGATGACTTTTCAGAAAATGAACTTGAAGATGAATTTTCTGTAGATGAAATAGTGAATTGA
- the LOC122581407 gene encoding probable LRR receptor-like serine/threonine-protein kinase RFK1 produces the protein MFMSLFVQFKFAESVVPQQEVAAVKSILTTMGATSWSFNGDTCNLDLILEVPIISQEANASIGCDCSITNSSDCHVVRITMKFYSLAGVLSPELMKLPYLKSIDFAYNYLNGTIPPEWGMTRLQEISVLGNRLTGKIPPELGNISTLTKLDCEGNYFSGTIPSQLGRLYNLKSLMLSSNQFTGTLPAALGDLRNLTNFRINDCNFSGYIPDFIQNWRDLTRLEMVASGLKGPIPSSVSSLESLTDLRIGDLPGPAQGFPQINNASGLIRLVLRNCNISGELPAYVWQLRELELLDVSYNRLVGGISPNIIGRSLRFVFLTGNMLTGDIPDSLLINGASIDLSYNNFTWQGPNRPSCRQNTNTYINLFKSSSTGNPLQDILACRDDIKCPRYECSMHVNSGGSDLTMKESNRDVVYEGDANVDGGSSRLYISNRNWGFSSTGDFMDDNVYQNTRYISTLDNSTSLSSVYTTARLSPLSLVYFSHCLENGEYAVNLHFAEIQFSNDSTYRSLGKRIFDIYIQGQLVKKNFNIDDESNGRGNPVVIPFNASVTNNILEIRFYWAGKGTTRFPRRGVYGPLVSAISVDPYFKTCSVGGKKNKKIAYVGIAIGAACLFLLVLAIVWWRRSLKHNKRKDKVLQGMEFKTISFSLKQLKSATSNFNVTNKIGEGGFGPVYKGTLSDGTVIAVKQLSSQSRQGNREFLNEVGVISCLQHPNLVKLHGCCIEGDQLMLVYEYMENNSLSNALFGLNNSELKLDWPMRFKICIGIAKGLAFLHEESRLKIVHRDIKATNVLLDKDLNPKIADFGLARLSDEDQTHVSTRVAGTIGYMAPEYALWGFLSDKADVYSFGVLALEIVSGKNNTSYIPGDGCICLLDWACQLQNSKNYKELFDEKLGSQINKEEAEIVVKVALLCTNGSPSIRPIMSEVVSMLEGQTCIPELDPETSGYSEDLRFKAMRDFREGKYTQTQSQYSSTVQTDPAFSVSSYDHSEVDPVISR, from the exons ATGTTTATGTCATTATTTGTGCAGTTCAAGTTTGCTGAATCGGTTGTGCCACAACAGGAag TGGCAGCAGTTAAAAGCATTCTTACGACAATGGGTGCAACTAGTTGGAGTTTCAACGGTGACACTTGCAATCTTGATCTCATTCTTGAAGTGCCAATAATCTCTCAGGAAGCTAATGCCAGTATTGGATGCGATTGCAGTATCACCAACAGCTCGGATTGTCATGTTGTCAGGAT AACAATGAAGTTTTATAGTCTTGCTGGTGTTCTTTCACCTGAATTGATGAAACTTCCCTACCTCAAGTCAAT TGACTTTGCTTACAATTACTTAAACGGTACAATACCACCAGAATGGGGTATGACACGTTTACAAGAAAT TTCTGTTCTTGGTAATCGATTAACGGGTAAAATCCCACCTGAACTGGGGAATATTAGCACTCTCACAAAGCT GGACTGTGAGGGAAACTACTTTTCAGGAACCATTCCTTCTCAACTTGGGAGATTATACAATTTGAAATCTTT GATGCTGTCCTCCAATCAGTTTACAGGGACGTTGCCAGCGGCTCTTGGTGATCTAAGAAACTTAACAAATTT CAGGATAAATGATTGCAACTTCAGTGGGTACATACCTGATTTCATACAGAACTGGAGAGACCTCACAAGACT TGAAATGGTTGCGAGTGGACTGAAGGGACCCATTCCTTCAAGTGTATCTTCCCTTGAGAGTTTAACCGACTT GAGGATTGGTGACTTGCCTGGACCAGCACAGGGATTTCCTCAAATTAACAATGCCAGTGGATTAATAAGATT GGTATTGAGAAATTGCAACATTTCAGGAGAATTGCCTGCCTATGTTTGGCAACTCAGGGAACTGGAATTGTT GGACGTAAGCTATAACAGGCTGGTAGGCGGAATATCTCCAAACATCATAGGGAGGAGCTTGAGATTTGT GTTTTTAACGGGTAACATGCTAACTGGAGACATACCAGACTCGCTATTGATAAATGGAGCGAGCAT TGACCTCTCCTACAACAATTTTACATGGCAAGGACCTAATCGACCCTCATGTCGACAAAACAC GAATACATACATCAACTTGTTTAAAAGCTCTTCAACAGGGAACCCATT ACAGGACATACTTGCATGCAGAGATGATATCAAATGTCCAAGAT ATGAATGTTCAATGCATGTTAATAGTGGTGGAAGTGATCTAACAATGAAAGAAAGTAATAGAGATGTTGTGTACGAAGGAGATGCAAATGTTGATGGTGGTTCATCTCGATTGTACATAAGCAATAGGAATTGGGGATTCAGTAGTACTGGTGACTTCATGGATGACAATGTTTACCAAAACACCCGATACATTTCAACGTTGGACAATTCAACAAGCCTATCTTCTGTTTACACAACTGCACGTCTCTCTCCACTTTCGCTTGTTTACTTTAGCCATTGTTTGGAAAACGGAGAATATGCTGTGAATCTACACTTTGCTGAAATACAGTTCAGTAATGATAGTACATATCGAAGCCTTGGCAAGcgaatttttgatatttatattcaG GGGCAACtggttaaaaaaaactttaatattGACGATGAGTCTAATGGAAGGGGAAACCCGGTGGTCATTCCGTTTAATGCTAGTGTAACAAATAACATTTTAGAGATACGCTTTTACTGGGCCGGTAAAGGGACAACACGCTTTCCAAGAAGAGGAGTTTATGGCCCCCTTGTATCAGCTATATCTGTCGACCCTT ATTTCAAAACTTGTTCAGTTGGAgggaagaaaaataagaaaatcgCTTATGTTGGTATTGCTATAGGGGCGGCATGTCTTTTTTTGTTAGTGTTGGCCATAGTCTGGTGGAGACGCTCTTTAAAACACAATAAACGGAAAGATAAAG TTTTGCAAGGAATGGAGTTTAAAACGATTTCATTTTCGTTAAAGCAATTAAAATCTGCCACTAGTAACTTCAATGTTACAAACAAGATAGGAGAAGGTGGTTTTGGCCCCGTTTATAAG GGTACATTGTCTGATGGAACAGTTATTGCAGTAAAACAGCTTTCATCCCAATCAAGACAAGGGAATCGAGAATTCTTAAATGAAGTTGGCGTGATATCTTGTTTACAACACCCGAACCTTGTGAAGCTTCATGGATGCTGCATTGAAGGAGATCAGTTGATGCTCGTATACGAATACATGGAAAATAATAGCCTTTCCAATGCTTTGTTTG GTTTGAATAACAGCGAGCTGAAGTTGGATTGGCCAATGAGGTTTAAGATTTGTATTGGTATAGCTAAAGGTTTAGCTTTTCTTCATGAAGAATCAAGGCTCAAAATTGTGCATAGAGATATCAAAGCTACTAATGTTCTTCTTGATAAAGACCTGAATCCGAAAATTGCAGACTTCGGGTTAGCAAGGCTAAGTGACGAGGACCAAACTCATGTCAGCACTCGTGTCGCAGGAACAAT AGGATATATGGCACCGGAGTATGCACTATGGGGTTTCTTGAGTGACAAAGCGGATGTTTACAGCTTTGGGGTGTTGGCTTTGGAGATTGTGAGCGGAAAGAACAACACGAGTTATATTCCTGGTGATGGCTGTATATGTCTTTTAGATTGG GCTTGTCAGTTGCAAAATAGCAAAAACTACAAAGAGCTATTTGATGAGAAATTGGGTTCTCAAATCAACAAAGAAGAAGCGGAAATCGTGGTGAAAGTAGCTCTCTTGTGCACAAATGGTTCTCCGTCTATAAGGCCCATTATGTCAGAAGTAGTGAGTATGCTTGAAGGTCAAACATGTATCCCAGAGCTCGACCCAGAAACAAGTGGTTACTCGGAAGATTTGAGATTCAAAGCTATGAGAGACTTTCGCGAGGGAAAATACACTCAAACTCAAAGTCAATACTCTTCCACGGTTCAAACAGATCCAGCATTTTCAGTGTCCTCTTATGATCATTCTGAGGTTGACCCAGTCATCTCCAGATGA